From a single Candidatus Brevundimonas phytovorans genomic region:
- the rfaD gene encoding ADP-glyceromanno-heptose 6-epimerase, producing MTPRMIVVTGGAGFIGSNIVARLCEAGAWDVVVCDRLETADLAKWKNIAKHSIADIWAPEELFEQLERHADRIEAVVHMGAISSTTEPDADLILRTNFSLSRDIWDWCALRGVRMIYASSAATYGDGETGFEDRDDPESLNALRPLNAYGYSKYLFDQYAVRQADRHQAPRQWAGLKFFNVYGPNEGHKGGMKSVVAQIWPKVQAGETVSLFKSHNPNYPDGGQLRDFVYVDDVVNIIEWLLQTPDVSGVFNAGSGQARSFADLARATFAAAGKEASIAYVDMPEAIRDRYQYFTEASMDRIRALGFGGQSTPLEEGVRRYVQGFLSQPDSYR from the coding sequence ATGACCCCTCGCATGATCGTCGTGACGGGTGGGGCCGGCTTCATCGGCTCCAACATTGTGGCGCGCCTATGCGAAGCGGGCGCCTGGGACGTGGTGGTCTGCGACCGGCTGGAAACCGCCGACCTCGCCAAGTGGAAGAACATCGCCAAGCATTCGATCGCGGACATCTGGGCGCCGGAAGAGCTGTTCGAGCAGTTGGAACGCCACGCCGACCGCATCGAGGCCGTGGTGCATATGGGCGCCATCTCCTCGACGACCGAGCCGGACGCCGACCTGATCCTGCGCACCAACTTCAGCCTGTCGCGCGACATCTGGGACTGGTGCGCCCTGCGCGGCGTGCGGATGATCTACGCCTCATCGGCGGCCACCTATGGCGACGGCGAGACAGGTTTCGAGGATCGCGACGATCCTGAGAGCCTGAATGCGCTTCGCCCGCTAAACGCCTATGGTTATTCGAAATACCTGTTCGATCAGTATGCGGTGCGTCAGGCAGATCGCCATCAGGCGCCGCGTCAGTGGGCAGGGCTGAAATTCTTCAACGTCTATGGCCCGAACGAGGGCCACAAGGGCGGCATGAAGTCGGTCGTAGCCCAGATCTGGCCCAAGGTTCAGGCGGGCGAGACGGTCAGCCTGTTTAAATCGCACAACCCCAACTATCCCGATGGCGGCCAGTTGCGCGACTTCGTCTATGTCGACGACGTGGTGAACATCATCGAATGGCTGCTGCAGACGCCGGACGTGTCGGGCGTGTTCAACGCCGGATCGGGTCAGGCGCGGTCCTTCGCCGACCTGGCGCGCGCCACCTTCGCGGCAGCGGGCAAGGAAGCCTCCATCGCCTATGTGGACATGCCCGAGGCGATCCGCGACCGGTATCAGTACTTCACCGAGGCCAGCATGGACCGCATCCGCGCCTTGGGCTTCGGCGGCCAGTCGACGCCGCTGGAAGAGGGCGTGCGTCGTTACGTCCAGGGCTTCCTGTCGCAGCCGGATTCCTATCGATGA
- a CDS encoding DUF3089 domain-containing protein, whose protein sequence is MRFPSLTLRQWVGVTGFVLVFILVAAVAVWRGDILKAGLDPQVPFQTYEPPPAPDYGLASAWALRDARAPEAGAAHVFFVHSTTYEGGKHWNGPIDDRDADDDLRRGVLPNYAAPFGRAGDVSAPRYRQASLYTRLTLREDAREARAFAYQDVDEAFSRWLQAHPSGPIVLVGVEQGADLVDRLLHDRIANQPALKQRLVAAYLMEGLISEARFTDVPLCQSRDAFGCALAWRSVEQGDETEAKRVLRRALVWDQRGALVGANEAPTACVNPVTGSTQHPTSAMRDSRGATNATNLEWGARPAFQSRIVAAECRDGILWRSPLNSESFRPKGSWADRRKIPPFNLFYADIEADVMNRIGAWEKSNAA, encoded by the coding sequence ATGAGATTTCCCAGCCTGACCTTGCGTCAATGGGTCGGCGTTACGGGTTTTGTGCTGGTCTTCATTCTGGTGGCCGCTGTCGCTGTCTGGCGAGGCGACATCCTGAAGGCGGGGCTGGACCCCCAGGTGCCGTTCCAGACCTATGAGCCGCCGCCCGCGCCGGACTATGGTCTGGCCTCAGCCTGGGCGCTGCGTGACGCGCGCGCGCCGGAGGCAGGCGCCGCCCATGTCTTCTTCGTGCATTCGACGACCTATGAAGGCGGCAAGCACTGGAACGGCCCCATCGATGACCGAGACGCCGACGACGACCTTCGTCGTGGGGTCCTGCCTAACTATGCCGCGCCATTTGGGCGGGCCGGCGACGTCAGCGCGCCGCGCTATCGCCAGGCCAGCCTCTATACCCGACTGACTCTGCGTGAGGACGCGCGAGAGGCGCGGGCCTTCGCCTACCAGGATGTTGATGAGGCTTTCAGCCGCTGGCTTCAGGCCCATCCCTCTGGCCCGATTGTGCTGGTCGGGGTGGAGCAGGGCGCAGATCTGGTCGATCGCCTCCTGCATGATCGCATCGCAAACCAGCCTGCGCTGAAACAAAGACTTGTGGCCGCCTACCTCATGGAAGGCCTGATCTCCGAGGCGCGGTTCACGGACGTCCCGCTTTGTCAGAGCCGAGACGCCTTCGGCTGCGCCCTAGCCTGGCGATCGGTGGAGCAGGGCGACGAAACCGAAGCCAAGCGGGTGTTGCGACGCGCCCTGGTCTGGGACCAACGCGGCGCGTTGGTCGGCGCCAACGAGGCTCCCACGGCCTGCGTCAATCCGGTGACGGGTTCGACCCAGCACCCCACGTCGGCCATGCGCGACAGTCGCGGGGCCACCAATGCGACCAATCTGGAATGGGGCGCGCGACCGGCCTTCCAGAGCCGGATCGTGGCCGCCGAGTGCCGCGACGGGATACTGTGGCGCTCGCCGCTGAACTCTGAATCCTTCCGGCCGAAGGGCTCCTGGGCCGATCGCCGCAAGATTCCGCCTTTCAACCTCTTCTATGCCGATATCGAAGCCGACGTGATGAATCGTATCGGCGCCTGGGAAAAATCCAATGCCGCTTGA